DNA from Ziziphus jujuba cultivar Dongzao chromosome 2, ASM3175591v1:
CAAGCAATGGCTAGAACTAATCCTGGAAGACCTGGACCACTTCCAACGTCAACAAGATTGAGATTATTGCATGAAGAGCTACAATGAGAGAGATAAGAATTCCTTATAGGTGGTATAATCGCAAGCGAGTCTTCAATGTGTCTTTCCATGACTTCATTCTTCCCTGTCACAGCTGTCAAATTCATTCTCTGCAAGTTGATAAAACTCATTAAATTTTGTAGGAAAATGGTTCCAATTCATATTTCAAAACTttttaataccttttttttttcctgggatTTTCTCGGAATCCAAACAAAATATCATACATTATGTGAGAAACAAAAGTACAGAGAGAAGAAATGACCTGGTTCCATTCAAGAAGAGTGTCTACATAAAGATGGATCTGATCCTTTTGAAGAGGACTTAAGGCTTCAAAGTACGAAGAGTTGAGGATTCTGGTGGTAGTTAGAGCTTTTGTTCTGAGTCTGTACGGATAGAACGTCTTTGGCTTTGAAGCCGGAAAGTGTTTGAAGAAAGTCCCCAAAGGGAATGGGACTGCAGCAGCGCAACGAAAAACCAACATCTTCGCGCCGCTTTTGCGcacactttattttttatttattaattttatgggtttttttttttttttttccttttattttccttcttatGCGTGCTTCAAAGCTTTGTCCATTTGTAATTCTACATACATTCACCCAACAACTCTAATAACATTGTTGTCATTCACTTTTTTGTTTAGTTGCTAGATTAAAaagaattagaatttaaaacaagttaatacaaattagaaaaaTCAAAGTCTGTGTCTTTAAACTTTAATATTGATGTAACATATAAGTTTAACTTTTTAAGAAGTGTGTTTACTATGTAATGATGTTTTAAATTACTCCAAATAAAAACTTAAGAATTTCTCCCTTtatatcaatttttgtaaaaaatagaGTGGTACTTATAGGTTTTAGTCTTATTAAGCAAAGTTAGTAAAactcttaaatttaaataatttccatccattttcttctttttttcttaattataaaaatatacctttttttctttatcttaaaaaaatctagcaagtatttttttttttctaattaaaaaaacttctAGCAAGTTGATGGTGAAAGTACCATTGAGAACCCCTTATTGTTAGAAGCCAAGTGGTTAGTCCCCTTAAACCGTGTTTGACATGAATACAatgtcatattttatttttaaaattcaaaaatagttTAAGAAGTAGAATTCTAGAAAAATCTCATTCAACAGCTTCTAAccaaaattagtaaaaatattagctCCTCATGGAGCTCTTATGCAGAAATTTAAGCTTTgaccaaacagaaaaaaaaaaaaagttaccctaaacaaatttttacttttttttcttaagaaacTTTGTCTTttttagaaagagaaaaaaaaattgaagtgtaTACTAGagttgttttagaaaatatagttACCACCATTTGGAcatttatttcaactttttttttttttggtgaataaaattaattacacaAGACACAAAAAACCTCCCAGAAACGGGAGGGAGTTACATAGAGAGCTCACTTCTAAGAATATCAGAGGCTATCAAGTCCAAGACATCCCCTAGAAGAGCAATAAAATTACAACAAAACGAATCAAAAAGCACACCTGATTGAAGAGCTTTCTTGACTACCCTATTTGAATTTCTAGAGTTCCGAGACAAACACCAGTTTTCCTTCCCGAATAATGATCTAAGAAGGATCAGATCATATCTTGTTTCCCACTCCGAGGGTTCTTATGAGGAAATGATGTTGTTTACCATCTTACTATAGTTCGAAGACCAATATAATTGATTCCACTTCCTCCTTTTTGCCACTTCAGCTGCCCAGGAAATAGCTTTCACCTCAGCATCAAAGGGGGAACTATACCAAATGATATTGAAAGCCATGAAAATGGCCTTCCCTTTCCCGTCTCTCACAATGAACATGATCCCAACTTGTCCATTGCAGAAAGCAGCATCCGTATTAACTTTCCACCATCCATTAGGAGGAGTTGTCCACCATTCTCTGGTCTTTTCAGATTGGTTATTGTTCAACTTATCCAGAAATAAAAACCCATCGACGACCTGGTTAAAACGGTGCACCATGTTCTGCTTTGGGTTGAAGATAGTGAAAATCCTATCATTCATACACCGCCAAGCAAAATATAACAGTGAAGATAGGAAAATAGTAAAAGAGTTCTTATCCAAATTTTGGAAGCAATTTTCCGTTTTCGAATTGACACAAAGCTCTACCAGGTCCTTGACATCAGTCATCTCCTAATTCTCCCAATATGCAACCCCATTTATTGGCAAACGCTAGTCTTCTGATGAAATGGCAGTCTTTAAATATGTGCACGGCCATTTCCTCTTTATCTTCACACCACACACAGTTTCGTGCCCCTTTACCAATTCTATTAACAACCACCTCTCGAGTTGGAACCACATTAGACAACACTCTCCACAGAAAAAGTTTGAGATGCTCGTGAATCTTAAGATTCCAAAGTTTCCTCCAGATTCCTCCTCTTTCATTACTTTGCTTGTTCTCAAAAAACAACTCATAGCAACTCTTGATAGTGAACTTTCCATCTTTGTTCCCCTTCCAAATGAGTTTATCTCTGCAACAAACTTGTGGCCAAGAAAGTTGTAAGATAGCTTCTAATGATTCAAAACTACTGAGTTGCCGAATTTGAGATTCTTTCCACTGATAAAACCTCTCATCTCGGAGTTTGAAAACTCTTCTCCAATTGGAAACATTTACTCCCTCCTTAACAATGGGGCTTTTGAGGTCAAAACTTGGAAGCCAGGGATCCTTCCAAATGTCAATATTAGATCAGTCACCAATTTGGAAAAAAGAACCTTGTCTAATaatttttctggttttcataaTGCTTTTCCAAACTAGGGATGGCAATTTATCCCGCACATCCCGAAAATCGCAGTACACCATTCCTAACGGGGtggtttttccccaaaaaatcgGAATGACGGGGCGGGCTCGGGATTTTAGATGAAAAATCAATGCGGGATCGGACCGCGCCTGGGGAATAAATACCTCGTCCCGAATCCGGCccggtatatatatttatttatttaatttagtttttttattttttattttttatttttttatcattcccAATTTTTTACTAACAAACAACCCTATCCCTTTAACCCctcatttcattttcttcttgccCCGACACACACTGCCGCCACTTGCAGCTGCTACTTAAGCCTTCACCGCCACCTGCTGCTTAAGCCTTCACCGCCATCTGTTGCTCACTACCGGCGCCACCTACTGCAACAACACAGTTGAGCTCCTTATGCTACTggatctctctttctttcttgtttttctgttCTTGTAAGACCTTTCTCTGCCGTTGCTCTAAATCAGACATTTTATTCTTTACTTTTCTGTTTGTGGGGAGGTGTTTGGGGTTTGCGGATTGGGATTGGGGGTCTAGGTGGTTGACATTTAGGAAGGGGGACCAGCTCGAGTTAGCAAGATGGAAAGCTATTGATTTTCTGAAATCCTATTTTATTActttccattttctatttttcctttcttctaattatttcattttctactttttatttttcattttttattttgcccctATAACAAATTATTCTAATccaatttttccttcttcttttcccaaaataataattttaaaacatttcttcTTTAGTGATTGGATCATAGcatttcttctttattgcatttcttctatttatttttatccttacaaaatatttcaaaatattttaattttatattttgcatcCGATTCATTCATTGAAGTATACTTGTTTAATCCCCTTTAATGCTATAAAATCTTTGTCTCCATAacaaaactatttatatatatatatatatatgcatttggcCATTGCGGCAAAACTGCctagaatatataattatttattttaatttcctcaCACATTTGTCATCAttcaacgaaaaaaaaaaaaggccgaaATATGtgcacttgttttttttttttttttttgtcagcatcatgatattttgttaataattaaacatGACCTTGCTAAGAATCATTGCATTATAGAAAACAAATTGAGTCTTtagatttttcaaaatcattcatgcaaaaccataataattaatttgtttggaaataatatatatatatatatatatatatatatatatatcaattaaaaacggAAAAAACCACCCCGTCCAGTCTCCGTCCTGTATTGACCTATCTGAATCGAGTCAACAATCCAGTTTTGGTCAACCATAATAGCTTGAATCTTGTTCTTCCTTCTTCTATTAAGGAGACTGGTATGAAAAAACTTCGTGTTTCTGTCTCTCTCCTTGAGCCATAATTCTCTCAATTTCTTACACAAGATAGATTTCCATCTTGCCCTTTGCACTCTCAGTTTGTCCAAAGTCACAGAAACAATTTCAGCACAGTTAGAAGCTGAGCTAAGATTGTTTCAACTTTAGTGTAGCCCAATAAAGCATCAAATCAATAATGCTATTATAGAGCCTATAAAAAGGAAACTGAGACTGCATTGAATGCCATGGCCAAATCCACACGTACACTTGCACAATTGTCCTATTTTATCAACTTTGTTTTGgtatatatcttttattattttggaaatatggGACTCGAATTCAAAAATTCAGCTTAGAAAATAGTATTACAACTAAACTGTCCCGTGACAGtttgttttttatcatttattattatttttatttttaattccttaGTTAGAGAAAGTAGAAATTTTTACTGGCAGACCTAATTATGAAACTTAAAATCTAGTATTAACAACTTGATCATTGTTATATTACCAAAAACGTAATCATTGTAATGTTTTAGTGTCCTAAAGTAAAGAATATGGTATGAGTAAGTTTGAAATAATATGACTTCACAAAAAGAAGATGGTGTCAAAGTGTCAACTCACTTTCTTCATGCAATGATGATTTCTGAGATTTTCCACACAACCAAACAAGGCACAACCGCAAAGAATTAAAAGGcatttctcttttttctgtTCAGTCATAGGGGGCCTCACTCACCACCTATTTCATGTTCATCACCCTTCTGCTGGTGGAATTAATCACATAAAGATTTGTTAGATTTTGCTAGTGGGTCTTTAATTTTCAATACCTGCTATTATTATATGcgattctattttttttgtcccaagaggcccaaaaaaaaaaaaaaaaaggtaaaatgttTAACCGTACCATATTATTATTCAGAttcttgttattgttattgttattactgaAAGCTTATTGTGTGCCAAAGCAAATGCCCAAGGTTATATGTGGTGGTgagaaaatggaaattttaaagATGATTTGTTAGACTCCATCAATCGGTTTATATTAAgtgcttaatgttatatattACCCATAATAAACTACAATATAACTCTTCATATATAAACTATCCGATATAATTCTGTGGATAattaatgtgtgtgtgtgtgtgtgtgtatatatatatatatatatgagctaAGAGATCCTGAATCCACACATGGCAAACTGTGAACTTTATGATGTTTGGGTTTAAAATTTGTTTGGAGctaaaaaatgattttggaaTCTctgagatattttatttttttctttgtaagctGGGTTCCACAATTGGCATCAGACTTGTTTGGGTTTACAAAGACTTGATAAAGGAGAAAGTGGAAGGAAAAGGTTGGTTCAATGCGGGTGACTTTATCAGGGTCAAACGTAAAGTCATTGGACAAAGGGTTTTAAAAAGCAAGATTTAGAAATTAGAAGCCAAAGTTGTCATCCATTGGACCATTACAAGGTGTATGCTTTCTACATTTAAGGCCTGTTTGGATGGCTAATAAGAAATTTCTAAAGTACATATattggtttaattaattaaaaccagTCATAcacatatatcatatatgcCAACTAAATAAGAAAGTTTCTTATTTGGGGAtacttaaaaatcatttttttctagGGAAAAATGTCTCAAGGTTATGCATTTCTCCATGTTTCATTTtagtaaaataagaaaataataaaaacaaaaaaattaacatttgaagaaataatgagggcatatatatatatatatatatagatacagtATGAATATGATCAACTTAAACGAATAAGAGCTTTTCCACAAGCCAATCAAAAAAGTTTTCCAAACAgttctttttttggttctttctctctctccttttttttttttttttttttttggggtgtgtTGAGTTTTGTGGAGGAAGATCGAGAAGGCATCAAAGGGTATTTTTCTTGGATGacagaaatatttaaaacagaTTCGTTTTCCTTGTCAGTAAAAGTTAATTTGGCACACAGTGGTCGTGGCACAACTACTAAGCCATCATATATGGTGCCAAAGCTTAATAATTCTAAGTACTTTTTTCTTATTcgccgggaaaaaaaaaaaaagtacttttttttttcttttttgggattAATGCTCCAAATTAAACAATAATCAACGTAGATATGTTTCCACAAGCACACATATATAGTTGAAGTGTATGTTTATGAAgtctttttaatataaaatcaacTTGATAGCTagtaaattttctttattgaacTTATAAATCATTGTATTAgagactaaaatttaaaaatatattaatgatttatttagaaacaataaagtattaaattttatatagacaaaataaatcttatatgGATCTATATTAACCTTTATACCAATATAAACACTGGTAAAGAAAACTTTAATCATAAAACCATCAAATTGACAATAAAAATCTAGTTCTATGTATGTATAATTATCTATTTGAATTTTAGGGACAATAACTTGATattatatgaacttgaagaagtAGTTAATTCGTGGAGTACTAAAAATGGGACAAATTAGGGTTGATGGTGTTCAgggtatatataatattttgagtCGTAATCagttggtaaataaaataataataaattatggcTGATTTGTAGGCAATTAggagagaaaaaaggaaaaagtgaaatggaaacaaaaaagaaggatgAGAAGATGTTTGGCATTGGTTGAGCTTTTTTTTTGAAGATGTACATCAGAGACCAGGtagatattcagtgagtgagtGGTGACCCATTCAAAATATGCTTGTTTGGGAATCTTATCCATGTCTCAACAAACTCAAAGTTAACTATTCCCTGAGAACATTAatcacttctctctctctctctctctctctctctctctctctctctctctcttgattaaaaaaattgattttcctcTTTTAGttgtttgagagagagagagagagaataattatTAAAACGTTGGAAGAAGAGTAATAttcaatgtaattttatttgtcTCCTCTTATATAATCAGCACAGGTACTATATACTACTTTAACAGAAGACCAGCCAGACATTATCTTCAGAATGCCACAAACACACTGTCTTTCTCTCTTTCATGTGGTTGATTCCTAGCTCCCACCTGTTGTCCCTGCATCCCAGAGTTCAATTATTCCTCTGTCattgttaatttcttttttgttttttttttttttggtgaaatctGTCATTGtacatttcttttatatatatacatataggtggcctgcatatatatatgtgtataggtTGCCTGCCAAATTCCATCTTTAACTAAACCCAATAAAGCTTAACTATTTCATCAACTCCATATACAGTCACAAACAGCCTTTTACTgtctttcaatattaaaaaataaataaaattaaaaataaaactactcttaataaataatttcacaCGAATTACTATCAGCTACAACACCATGCATCCAAGCTTTCTATAGGTGTTAGAATCCCCATGTACATATAGGGTTGAAGAAAGCAGCTTttgaatgaaaaagaaaataatatacagtttaaaaaaaaaaaaaaaaaagtaaattatttgTCTCAACTGACTCAAAATCAGAAATAGTAATTATTTTGCTAGTTgaataaaatagtaatatattttattaaactgtTTTCGAGAATACACGTTACCACCTAAACTGAAATGCACTAGATTATTTTCCCttctcatataaaataaaataaaataaaatgaagtgaACTTTTCTTTTGAGGAACAGGAGCTTGGGCAAAAGCTATACCCTCCTCATGGCTTAGTGATAATTCTCTCCACAAGAGAgactctctctcttctctctttctctctctctctctctctctctctctatctctctctctcttgtctctgtgtgtgtgtgttagagATGGCACGCAATACCTTGGATTTATCTTCAAGCTTTGAGCAGCAAAACCCAACAGCACCAATCATGATGCCCTCCATCTCCTCCATGCCCATCTCAGCTCTGACTCTCTTCAACCATCATTACCCCCTCAAACTCAAACCCTCCTTtatcctcctcttcttcttcttcttcttcttcatcttcatcatcatcacccaccaacttcttcatcatcaacaCCTTCAAACACACCCaagcgaagaagaagaagaagaagaaaaagaagcagcAGAAGAAGAAGCACCAAAAGACGAAGAAGCAACAGAAGAAGAGGGCttgtgagagaaaatattactccAAAGTGATCAAAGGTTGATATTTGTTAAGAAGATTGGAGGATCTATATGATCTATCTTTTTTCATATAAGAGATGGAGAGTTAAACAtcccaaaaaacaaattacCAACTCTTTGGCTGGTGGGGAATCAAGCGTCTCGGTCCGATCATTTTTGCTAGATCATTAAGCtagcaaaattaatttttttttttttaaggttttggtCGTCATCATCactcttagttttttttttttttttttaaatttatttttatatgatccCTCAAGTAAACGTAATTTTTGTTCTGTTTGATTACTATATGttccattattattgttattactatttagatttttatcaattaatatgATTAATAGTGTTATTGCCTTTGGTTATCATACGATGAGTCTGTTATATATGACTATCGCCTTCGACaagtactttttttctttttttattggtgAAGTACTTTATTTTCTCAATTGAATCATGTTTTTTCCGATTTTGGAATCTTTTATTATTCATCGGAACTGTTGGTTTAactataatattattgaaagaGTGGAGTTTGTTTTTAGTACATGAGATTTATCTTCTTGagtaaacatttaataaatgaattttttttttttttcatggtaaTATATACTAATGAAATATGCAAATAAATAGACATATATAGTTCTGAAATATTATAGCTTTCTTTCTCTGTGATAAAGGCAACATTTTTGTGGCTATATAGTCTTCGTAGTTGTTGCAAAGCTTGCTGAGGTGTTTTCTTCATATATTGATCAtggtgaaatattttgttgaactAGGGTTTTTCTAGTTAACATATTTTCCAAtggcattttaatttcttatagcTAGTGATTTTAGTAGATATTAGTTAGTACATTTTGGCTCTTAATTATATCAGTAATAGTTAATCTACGCCGATTCAGATTCCACCAATTGTTTCATATGgtatatgtacatatttatatatgtatatacgttGACTCAAATACTGTTTCTCATCTGAAAACATATGAACTGTGAATTGAATATGGACTTGAAAGTACAATATTTTTCATATGGCAGgaaatttttgaacatttttttgtttttcatgtggAAAACTTAGAAGAGAAATTTTGCAAGGCTTTTAAAAGTCAAATCTAAAGTACCCTTGATTCTCATATGCTATATTAATTTCTTCCCAACTAACCAGCTCATTTCAAGAGAATAATAGTCGAAATCTGCCACATCAGAACatgtttgtttatatatatatttggtatatGTTGATTTATATGTGTGAAAACTGAACTAATGTACAGGATTTCAATAATACTAGAGTTAGGTTCACCAAATTtagtttggtttattttttttaatttactttttctattttagtttttttttttatatttagattatataaatacttttaatcaataatatttaaacaCATATCATTtgctaaataaatttaataaatattttaatacagaTTTAATGCAATCAAGGTTACTTTTTCTTATATAAgggattatatttattttaatttattattaattctttaCACTTTAGATCCTGTAACTAATTTGCTTTTTGACATACAACCCCACGCGGATCATGTGCCttagatttattttcaaattgagCAATATGGTAATCCCAGTtgattttcatgtatatatgtttGTCTGTTTTGTTGAGATCAAAATCTCGTACATATTTGGAGTATGAATAACTTTGTGTTCATTGAGATAATTTTGCCTTACATAAATTATGTATCTCATTTGAggaggatatatatacatataaattctgTATCTCTTTAGTgatcatttttctttaaaatgaatacatttataaatatatatagatttatatagttttttcaaACTTCATTTTAaaggttaaaattttaaaataaatttataattttttagattttacaaGCTTCActttgtgaaaaaaatatttagattatcataaaattcatatttcattactaattaaattttaaattagtcTTTTTATGATCTAAAAGCTAATaagaattatataaaaaaatatgatacttaaaaaacatatagacatacatatatgtatagatatatcgTATGATATGgacatttgtaaatttttaacttGTAAATGCAGTTGTATTTTTAGAAATGTTACCCTTGCTTAGATGTGTTGTAAATCCCATACATATGGCTAGGCCAATTACTTGCTCATAGCTACATCCATCGAAGCTTGAAATGGTAGTTACGATAGACCTCTCATGACCTGTAAATATTTTAGGTACCAATTAGCCAGTGAGGCTGAGCAATTACAAGGAAAGTTCAGTCATTTAGCAATAGTATATACTGC
Protein-coding regions in this window:
- the LOC107415675 gene encoding uncharacterized protein LOC107415675 isoform X2, whose translation is MLVFRCAAAVPFPLGTFFKHFPASKPKTFYPYRLRTKALTTTRILNSSYFEALSPLQKDQIHLYVDTLLEWNQRMNLTAVTGKNEVMERHIEDSLAIIPPIRNSYLSHCSSSCNNLNLVDVGSGPGLPGLVLAIACPGWEVTLMESMNKRCVFLEHVISHIGLTNVQVERGRAEEEVKNAERAIEMMGASLLQLCAVESHSPYGQRTAIVCFKARTTPGKYPRDPGTPAKVPL